The Peromyscus maniculatus bairdii isolate BWxNUB_F1_BW_parent chromosome 6, HU_Pman_BW_mat_3.1, whole genome shotgun sequence genomic interval GAATTTGGTCCCTCTGGAGACGCCGTCCGGGCGCCCGCCTCGCTCACATCACGTGACCGAGTCTTTCCGTGAAGCAGGAAGCGTTTTGCTGCGGGGTCTAGGACTGGGGCCGATAGCGGGCGGGATGGAAGCGACTTTGGAGCAGCATTTGGAGGACACGTGAGTAGTGCGTGCGGCTGGTCCTGCGCTCCGGACCGGGAAGCTGGAGCGGGACCAGCGGCATGGACTGCGAGTGTCCGGGGAAACGTTTGGGGCGCTCGGGGCGGCCAGCGGGGGGCGGCCAGCGGGTGACTTCTGCAGACGTCCGGGCTGCGGGTGACTCCAAATAAAGTTTCCCAGGCTCTGTATGCTTCCTTATGGAGCAAGAGTCTTGCGGGCCCCAGCAAGAGACCCGAATCACCTGTCGCCTCGAAATCGTCCGTAGGGTCCGAGTAGCTCTTCAGAAGTTTGGGAAAGGATGTACCAGATGTGCTAAATTGAGCCCTGCAATGCAAATGCACACGCATATCTTCCCGCGTGTATAACTCATCAATTACTCAGCGCTTATGAAGTAAAGACATCCGTTAAATTTTTCGGCTATCTCTGTAACATTTAAAATTGGCAAGTGTAAAGTGGCTTACAAGGAGGCACCTCCCCCTTTAGGTTCATAATCCCCTCCAGGAGCAATTCCTGTTACTTAAGACTTTTAACAGTTGTTTGAAATGAGTTGCTATCCTAGAGCATGCTTCTACACCAAGGACAAAACCCTATAGACAACTGCAGAGTTTGTGGCACTCTGAAGCCCAGAGGTACCTGGCACAGTCCGTTGTGAGAAAATGATTTCTTAACAGTTCAGTTTTTCTTTTGGAAGGGGgcgatagttttttttttgtttgttttttaaagtcagaTTTGAAGCGCTTAATACTTAATGCATAGAAAGCTTATTTGTACTACAATAATTTAAGTATTTCTTCACATCATCTGGCTCGTCTTTCTTGTGTTCCTAAAATTAGAATGAAGAATCCATCCATTGTTGGAGTCCTGTGCACAGATTCACAAGGACTTAATCTGGGCTGTAAGTGTCTCATACCAGCCTCCCTTTGAGGTTCACTGGGAGTTTTACTTTGCTACTATTTTCTAGCTTTATTCCGGTTACCTTTTAAGCATAGAGAATATCTCCAAGTAAGACTAGAAAATTGAagcctttcagttttttttttaaaggcagaaatgTTCCTCCCAGTTCTGCAACTGTCCCTACTAAAGTGGTTTTGAGTAATTTTCAAGTGGTCTAGAAAAGGGCTTTAGATAAGAGTAATCATTAATGAATGCATTCCATATGCAGGGACTGTCTGTCGGGCCTTATTATTTCCTTAATTGCTTCAATAACTGAAAAATGGATGAGGCTAGCTGTTAATACAGCCACTCTTAGAGTCAGTAAAGTAGGgacttcacagagttagacacaTCTGACTTTAACCCCATTCTCCTATTCTGTCTGCTAGCAACATGAGCCCAGAACAGAaagttctgggggggggggcttcacaTTTTTCATTGGGTTATTTGATGATGCAACAAATTAAGAATTAAATGTGTTGGGCTCTTAAGTGTCAGACACCATTCTTTTTTCTTACTCTActtggccctggctgtcctggaactcactatatagaccaggctggcctataactcacaaatatcctgcctctgtccccgaAGTCCTAGgaataaaagtgtgcaccaccacacctggctagacaCAGTTCTTAGTATTTTACATTGTACAAATGTGAATATTCCTCAGAAAAGACCTTTGTGgtagagaaattaaaatatagagcTTAATTAAGTACTTTGCCCAAGGTTTTACAACTAATGAATggttgagataggatttcttaGCTGCCTCCAAAGCTTAAATCACTCAGTGTAGAACCAAGATGTGATGTTCAATAAACTGTAGCAATTACAAATAAGAAACAAAGTCCAGAAAGGTAAATAGTACCAGGtgggggtggcgcatgcctttaatctcagcacttgagaggcaggtggatctctgagttcaaggccagcctggtctgcaaagcgagttccaggacagccagggctacacagagaaatcttgtcttgaaaagcaaaataaataaataaataaatgaagagctgtagatgaatttctaaatggtcttattaagtaaaaaacatggagccagatatatgGGTGAAAGCCTGgaagagatcaggaaaatagggaaagccacagctaacctcacctcaccagctctgcagcttccaaatgcggtgacttcctgtttacccacacctatatgccttgctgttctgccatctgatttgctctctccacccagctacaacatttcctctttctgcccagctctgtcacttcctgtctgtctgtctgtacagtccTCAAGACCTCCATGgataactagttttggaatttaaggcgtgtgccaccacacctggctctgtttccagtgtggccttgaacacacagagatcctgcctgccaagtgataggattaaaggcgtatgctactgctgcctgatttctttgtttacttataatggcctttttcctctgatctccatgcaagctttatctattaaagcacaaataaaatatcaccacaaatagcTAAAGACTGAAGTTAATTAATGTCAGAAACTAGTAAACCTAGGAATTAGTTTAACTAATGCAGGCCTTTTTAGAGCTCTGAACTTTGCTGGTACAGTAACAGACAGAGGTAATAAGGTTATGTCATCTACAAAAACCAGTCATTTGGAACAAAGGTAAATTGTTTGAAACATTTGCCAGGTCACTAATGGACAATTTTTAAATTCACGTGTGAAAATCTAAAACTGAGTAAGTAAAACCTTCAAGGTATGAGGTTACTATTTGCTGTAGACCTTTAGGCTGCACTTTGacctgtggattttttttatgtAATAATAGTGAATCCAGATTTTCTGCCAGGATGGTTTATTGTCTACTACCTTAGTTTCAGATGTAAGCAACCTCCTGTTGCCTTTATTTCAGGGATCTGTTGTAAGCTTGGTGGTTACACTTAGTATCTAGGACATGATTTAGTTAATAACACAAGCCAAAGCAATAGTCAAGAATCCTTGAGACATTTGAATATAGCCCAGCTAGCTTATGCTGGCAGAAATAATTGCTTACACATCTTCACATATGCTGGCAAGGTGATCTTACAGCAGAACTTTCTGAGTAACAACTTGTTCTTTGAAGTTGAGCTTAGAAAATCAGATTTCCCATAAGGAATTAGTTTCAACAAGTCCCTTATCCACATTGAGACACTCTCACCTTTAAATTTCTTGGTTTCAGCATAATtcctataaaataaatttatgatcaTCAGATTGATTTGAATTCCAGCTTCCTTATATGCTTGAGGTGTTTAGAGATAGTATGGTG includes:
- the Lamtor5 gene encoding ragulator complex protein LAMTOR5, which gives rise to MSFRKERGRSTALNLVPLETPSGRPPRSHHVTESFREAGSVLLRGLGLGPIAGGMEATLEQHLEDTMKNPSIVGVLCTDSQGLNLGCRGTLSDEHAGVISVLAQQAAKLTSDPTDIPVVCLESDNGNIMIQKHDGITVAVHKMAS